In Ignavibacteriales bacterium, the following are encoded in one genomic region:
- a CDS encoding N-acetylmuramoyl-L-alanine amidase, translated as MHKNIFVKIFTLLITILLVACSSKPIIPLYEYPTDWKNINEREKTILDYSQYLSGRKIFLDPGHGGEDRKNKNSKGDVIEADVNLRVALNLKKYLEAAGAIVIISRDKDTTVQLAYRSEWANNSGAEIFISIHHNAPGKTEDNYTNYTSTYFHARETDYEYEPCNHDIARYIQRDLSYVMRTPGGLGSFDGTYSDYNIYPGEGFSVLRKTDIPAVLVECAFHTNHFEELRLNNEEFNQIQAWGIFRGLAKYFRAGRPEINFLQDSLRLDNNILNASFVLKDSVGINSKSIQIYFNKEEKEFSFDKTTNVVSVRTEIIKPGTYPIRIIAANKNGNHSFPYRKNIVISDSMKVNPTD; from the coding sequence ATGCATAAAAATATTTTCGTAAAAATATTTACTTTATTAATAACAATACTCCTGGTTGCCTGTTCGTCCAAGCCAATCATTCCACTTTACGAATATCCCACAGATTGGAAAAATATTAACGAAAGAGAAAAAACAATTTTAGATTATTCCCAATATCTTAGCGGAAGAAAAATATTTTTAGATCCAGGACACGGCGGGGAAGATAGAAAAAATAAAAATAGTAAAGGAGACGTGATAGAAGCTGACGTTAATTTACGAGTTGCCTTAAATCTAAAAAAATATCTTGAAGCAGCCGGTGCTATTGTAATTATCTCGCGAGATAAAGACACTACAGTTCAACTTGCTTATCGTTCTGAATGGGCAAATAATAGTGGCGCGGAAATTTTTATCAGCATTCATCATAATGCACCGGGGAAAACAGAAGACAATTATACCAACTACACTTCAACTTATTTTCATGCAAGAGAAACTGATTACGAATATGAACCTTGTAATCATGATATAGCACGTTACATTCAGCGCGATCTTTCTTATGTAATGAGAACTCCGGGAGGACTTGGTTCTTTTGACGGCACATATAGTGACTACAATATCTATCCGGGTGAAGGATTTTCCGTACTAAGAAAAACAGATATACCGGCAGTACTTGTTGAATGTGCTTTCCACACAAATCACTTTGAAGAACTTCGTTTGAATAATGAGGAGTTTAACCAGATTCAGGCATGGGGAATATTTAGAGGGCTTGCTAAATATTTTCGAGCCGGCAGACCGGAAATTAATTTTCTTCAGGATAGTTTGAGATTAGATAATAACATATTGAATGCTTCATTTGTACTCAAAGATTCTGTTGGAATAAATTCTAAGTCAATTCAAATTTATTTTAACAAAGAAGAGAAAGAATTTTCATTTGATAAAACAACAAATGTTGTTTCAGTGAGGACAGAAATAATCAAGCCCGGTACATACCCGATCAGAATTATTGCAGCAAATAAAAACGGGAACCATTCGTTCCCGTATCGAAAAAATATTGTGATTAGTGATTCTATGAAAGTTAATCCTACAGACTAG
- a CDS encoding UvrD-helicase domain-containing protein: MFDLTPQQKEAFDYKNHISLTANAGSGKTFVLSKRFVEILLNEEIDLSSIVAITFTDKAAGELNKKIAREIDERILSEENSGKRKKLEEIRRQLVSANISTIHSFCINILKEFSPEAEIDPNFNVIDQSTANEIFQLCVEDSINTNIKNPESSEELKYIIRYFGSKKAFISQLENSLNQKNTIDQISKKLYLRSENEIANYFRQEFETVFDKIFSAKISEIIILIRIINDFVLKQNKTNKYALDTEYVLNQFRPNLSSVSQIVLLKGLVDSALTKKYTVRIKDYLDKGHEEYHKQSDAINLLLQELIPFFSLEEGRKPEKELARIGKAFLKFFNSTNKLYADKKKQKGYLDFEDLLIFTQQVLQREEVQTYLREKFRYIMIDEYQDTNELQYEIFMPILDNLRSGNLFVVGDEKQSIYMFRNAELEVFNKTKKEICGTEKIGRLLSLPHSFRMAPSLVLFINKIFSNLFNNPDHFFNEVEHSELVCAKDENEIGKVEILLSEADTETEEYDLVAEKISKLVSDKEVELKDIAILCRKRDSFAELEKVFVKKNIPYSIVGGKGFYQRQIIYDIYNYLSFLLKHENNSALIGILRSPFFNISDLQLYKISLEEGDTFYEKLMNSLGKNSKLEEVYNRLNENLLIASSTEIYSLIRKILLESGYWAVIASKKNSSQEIANVEKLLLLARAFTQKSFKNLYDFTVSMRESIGDHEDEGQAQVTRDENSVKILTIHQAKGLEFKAVFLYNCNDTVKDSSVKSKSLICDKNFGVIAKVPTNGNYFNKYDMAPIVSLYNYIIYRKNLAEIKRLLYVGLTRAKNYLFISAELKKEEPNKNSFLDLILKGLNADYSANELNLSSKVQFMKLMDGEYKFYNKNVSLNVPIIRETEEVKTIEIKKKSALEEKIILTQKIYDRPKREIISATKISIFTQCPVKYQLTYELGFSTIYNLVKERSNEFEFSQIEDDELRQYAQLKGKLIHTVLKEEVSREELSKYLTTHLSLESFANDLQRNDFQISLLKEIEKYYDSNTYQTISKSDNYKNEFEVYCEEKEHYLYGIIDKLIIEKDKLIIIDYKTDNISYDQLNTRVESYIPQLTFYAYVLSKLYKSYKNFQLRLVFLKFTDELIVKDINRTDLDKYSSELDESIRKIYNSDYEPNLHHCSSCHYALEGNKCIKIFS, from the coding sequence ATGTTCGATCTAACTCCACAACAGAAAGAAGCATTCGATTATAAGAATCACATTTCGTTGACTGCTAACGCCGGTTCAGGAAAAACGTTTGTGCTATCTAAAAGATTTGTCGAGATCTTACTAAATGAGGAGATAGATCTATCAAGTATAGTTGCAATTACATTTACCGATAAAGCTGCCGGCGAGCTTAATAAAAAGATTGCTCGTGAAATAGACGAAAGAATTCTTTCGGAAGAAAACTCCGGCAAGCGTAAGAAACTTGAGGAAATAAGAAGACAATTAGTTTCAGCCAATATATCAACGATACATTCTTTTTGTATTAACATTTTAAAGGAATTTTCCCCTGAAGCAGAAATAGATCCAAACTTTAATGTTATTGATCAATCAACAGCAAATGAAATTTTTCAGTTATGCGTTGAAGATTCAATAAACACTAATATTAAAAACCCGGAAAGTTCAGAAGAATTAAAATATATCATCCGTTATTTCGGTTCTAAAAAAGCGTTCATTTCGCAATTAGAGAATTCACTGAATCAAAAGAATACGATTGACCAGATTTCCAAGAAATTATATTTAAGATCAGAAAATGAAATAGCAAATTATTTTCGTCAAGAATTCGAAACTGTTTTCGATAAGATTTTCTCCGCAAAGATTTCAGAAATTATAATATTGATTAGAATAATAAATGACTTTGTCCTTAAACAGAACAAAACCAATAAATATGCATTAGATACCGAATATGTTCTAAATCAGTTTCGTCCTAATTTATCTTCTGTCAGTCAAATAGTACTTCTAAAAGGACTAGTTGATTCTGCACTTACAAAAAAATACACGGTTCGTATAAAGGACTATTTGGATAAAGGACACGAAGAATATCATAAGCAATCAGACGCAATCAATTTGCTTCTTCAAGAACTTATTCCTTTCTTTTCTTTAGAAGAAGGGAGAAAACCGGAAAAAGAATTAGCTCGAATTGGCAAAGCATTTCTTAAATTTTTTAATAGTACAAATAAATTATATGCTGATAAGAAAAAACAAAAAGGTTATCTCGATTTTGAAGATCTTTTAATATTTACTCAACAAGTTCTTCAAAGAGAAGAAGTACAAACATATCTTCGGGAAAAATTTCGTTACATAATGATAGATGAATATCAAGACACTAATGAACTGCAATATGAAATATTCATGCCTATTCTGGATAATCTCCGCAGCGGAAATCTATTTGTTGTTGGCGATGAGAAACAAAGTATATATATGTTCCGTAATGCAGAACTGGAAGTGTTCAATAAAACAAAAAAAGAAATTTGCGGAACTGAAAAAATCGGCAGGTTACTAAGTTTACCTCACAGTTTTAGAATGGCACCTTCACTTGTACTGTTTATCAATAAAATATTTTCAAACCTCTTTAATAATCCGGATCATTTTTTTAACGAAGTTGAACATAGCGAGTTGGTTTGTGCCAAAGATGAAAATGAAATTGGCAAAGTTGAAATATTATTATCTGAAGCAGATACTGAAACAGAAGAATATGATCTTGTAGCAGAAAAGATTTCCAAGTTGGTTTCTGATAAAGAAGTTGAATTAAAAGATATTGCAATACTTTGCCGTAAACGTGATTCATTTGCAGAATTGGAAAAAGTGTTTGTAAAGAAAAATATTCCTTATTCTATTGTCGGCGGAAAAGGATTCTATCAACGCCAAATCATTTATGATATTTATAATTATCTCTCTTTTTTACTGAAGCATGAAAATAATTCCGCATTAATAGGAATATTACGATCACCATTTTTTAATATTTCCGATCTTCAGCTTTATAAAATATCCCTAGAAGAAGGGGACACATTTTATGAAAAACTAATGAACAGCTTAGGAAAAAATTCTAAATTAGAAGAAGTTTACAATAGATTAAACGAAAATTTACTAATTGCATCCAGCACCGAGATTTATTCGCTTATCAGAAAAATTCTTTTAGAAAGCGGCTACTGGGCTGTGATTGCATCTAAAAAGAATTCATCTCAAGAAATAGCAAATGTAGAAAAATTATTGTTATTAGCGCGGGCATTTACCCAAAAGAGTTTTAAGAATTTATACGATTTCACCGTTTCGATGCGTGAGTCAATCGGAGACCATGAAGACGAAGGGCAAGCACAAGTTACACGCGATGAAAACTCAGTAAAGATATTAACGATACATCAAGCGAAAGGATTAGAATTTAAAGCTGTATTCCTCTACAACTGCAACGATACCGTAAAAGATAGTTCTGTAAAATCGAAATCATTGATCTGCGACAAAAATTTTGGAGTGATTGCAAAAGTTCCTACAAATGGAAATTATTTCAATAAATATGATATGGCTCCGATAGTCTCGCTCTATAATTACATTATTTACCGGAAAAATCTTGCTGAGATAAAACGGCTTTTATATGTAGGATTGACACGTGCTAAGAATTACTTATTTATCAGTGCAGAATTGAAAAAAGAAGAACCGAATAAAAACTCTTTTCTTGATCTAATACTAAAAGGACTCAATGCTGATTATTCTGCGAATGAACTTAATTTATCTTCCAAAGTTCAATTCATGAAACTGATGGATGGTGAATATAAATTTTATAATAAAAACGTTTCATTGAATGTCCCGATTATTAGAGAGACTGAAGAAGTTAAAACAATAGAGATCAAAAAGAAGTCTGCTCTCGAGGAAAAAATTATTCTCACTCAGAAAATTTATGATAGACCTAAACGTGAGATAATATCAGCGACTAAGATATCAATATTTACTCAATGCCCGGTTAAGTATCAGCTTACTTATGAGTTGGGATTCTCAACGATTTACAATCTTGTTAAAGAAAGGTCGAATGAATTCGAATTCAGTCAAATTGAAGATGATGAATTACGGCAATATGCACAATTGAAAGGGAAATTAATCCACACTGTTTTGAAAGAGGAAGTTTCCCGAGAAGAACTATCTAAATATTTAACGACTCATCTATCACTGGAATCATTCGCAAATGATTTGCAAAGAAATGATTTTCAGATTTCTTTATTGAAAGAAATCGAAAAGTATTACGACTCAAATACATATCAAACGATTTCTAAAAGTGATAATTATAAAAACGAGTTCGAAGTATATTGCGAAGAAAAAGAACATTACCTTTACGGCATTATTGACAAACTAATTATTGAAAAAGATAAATTGATTATTATAGATTACAAAACCGACAATATTAGTTATGATCAACTTAATACCCGGGTGGAAAGTTATATACCACAGCTTACATTTTATGCTTATGTGTTATCAAAGCTTTATAAATCATATAAGAATTTTCAGCTTAGATTAGTATTCTTAAAATTTACCGATGAACTAATTGTAAAAGATATTAATCGTACTGATTTGGATAAATACAGTAGTGAGCTGGATGAAAGTATCCGTAAGATTTACAACAGTGATTACGAACCAAACTTACATCATTGTTCTTCTTGTCATTACGCTTTGGAAGGAAACAAATGCATAAAAATATTTTCGTAA
- a CDS encoding ATP-binding protein has product MSPIFINKERNNWETILTDKIESTETNIDRALDRKSDLLIRSFDSIKPTLSKILSYTNVDNKKIIQLFSIYDNEKILIQLYNGSNILIGWNAQPVMDEESISNVKYYYGQTFFSGKKLISYLSFSDSLKISNHDYTIVISTPIEKHFSLSNKYNSFENFPDSLSKKLSVRINIDYSPLAKNSKDGRKYSYALLNNFKNKIGIATFDKPSLETSINLIKNQIWLMQSLSLIFALLTLGFFGKDYFNKVKSKVLKILLLTFYLAVLRIALFYFEIPSSLIFNSLTDSSNFSSVFGYGIVRSPLEFTITVLFLLTAVIKGYNYFLEYYYENKLKEKKRVVHVITLIFSLFIYLLVYRGLAASIRSVIFDSNIRYFKDFSLIPESSVLLMCLNILLLASSVVLFSVILILLILNYKPKFFPKKRFTFYLIYFLIIQISGWLFDLIQSEPQGTPLIRIIFITITFLLSLIILNAGKKSILHYVYYSFAASVLSVSLLTFYNSEIERESLKTTAHDITRTDENLIEFMVYQTLSEIQTSDKIANSFFNDADLSADAFIVWTNSMLYKEGLSSSIYFYDDQKKYLGGFSSSNELLADKLQQIIEKSGDSLKISKQLNMFGDRVTFIGTSPILSEEKIIGYVLVSAIYNEDYFHYAELPKFLIPQRAGIASAIDYDKLKIFDFHNGELVRSYGNITLSDSSQHSILNAQFTSFNEAWMNLELNNENYLFYLLEINTPSIHKIIAVAVEEKNFSWSLTDFFKIFFIHTIIILSILLIVSIVKMKQTIIVLSAYRTRLIGAFMIVSLIPLILVAVYFRNLTEEKNSELLTKRLTELAQQVESYLSLYSTESNINSQLIYEKAAIDINISYSLFSNINMIYSTNNIYNEIGLLPKTLPAPVYNEAMLSVNQNYYEKEKFENHAINSIYHRSSINGDEYIIKVSDLFNKVDLPLSDIELDIILFGIFSLAGILLSIFSTILAEQISSPIRRLTGGTKSVGEGDLNVEINCGTRGEIKDLTDGFNAMVKRLKQSQIELAQFERETAWKEMAKQVAHEIKNPLTPMRLNVQQLITAHKDKSPKFNSIFEKVTSSIITQIEILKNIASEFSNFAQMPKLSISKFDAVSIIKETLNLFIEEKRKIIFDTKKSEIFINADKDHLKRTIVNLIRNSIQANSTIITVTIDTDNGYCRLRIKDNGKGISQEYISKVFDENFTTKTKGMGIGLSLAKKFIDNIGGNISVESTSDAGTTFLLTIPLAE; this is encoded by the coding sequence TTGTCTCCAATCTTTATCAATAAAGAAAGAAATAATTGGGAAACTATATTAACCGATAAAATTGAATCTACTGAAACGAATATTGATCGAGCATTAGACAGAAAATCAGATTTGCTTATTAGATCGTTCGATTCAATTAAACCAACTCTTTCAAAGATATTATCTTACACGAATGTTGATAACAAAAAGATCATTCAACTGTTTTCTATTTATGATAACGAAAAAATATTGATCCAATTATACAATGGTTCAAATATATTAATCGGATGGAATGCTCAACCGGTAATGGATGAAGAAAGCATATCAAATGTAAAGTATTATTACGGACAAACTTTTTTTAGCGGGAAAAAACTTATTTCATACTTATCATTTAGTGATTCATTAAAAATTAGTAACCACGACTACACCATTGTAATAAGTACTCCAATCGAGAAACATTTTTCACTATCTAATAAATATAATTCATTCGAGAACTTTCCGGATTCTTTATCCAAAAAACTTTCTGTGAGAATAAATATTGATTATTCACCGTTAGCTAAAAATTCCAAAGATGGTAGAAAATATTCCTATGCGCTATTAAATAATTTCAAAAATAAAATTGGCATTGCAACATTTGATAAACCATCGTTAGAAACTTCTATCAATTTGATAAAGAATCAGATATGGCTGATGCAATCACTATCTCTAATTTTTGCTCTATTAACTTTAGGATTCTTCGGTAAAGATTATTTTAACAAAGTTAAAAGCAAGGTTCTTAAAATATTATTATTAACTTTTTATCTAGCAGTACTGCGGATTGCATTGTTCTATTTTGAAATACCTTCTTCACTGATTTTTAATTCGCTAACAGATTCTTCAAATTTTTCCTCAGTTTTTGGGTATGGGATTGTCCGCTCTCCACTTGAGTTTACTATTACTGTCCTTTTTTTACTTACAGCAGTGATTAAAGGATATAATTATTTTCTCGAATATTATTATGAGAATAAACTAAAAGAGAAAAAAAGAGTTGTTCACGTTATTACTTTAATCTTTTCGCTGTTTATTTATTTATTGGTTTACCGCGGACTTGCTGCATCAATTAGAAGTGTGATTTTTGATTCAAATATCAGGTACTTCAAAGATTTTTCATTAATTCCCGAATCATCTGTTTTGCTAATGTGTTTGAATATTTTATTACTTGCATCATCGGTAGTTTTATTTTCAGTAATACTTATTCTGTTAATTCTAAATTATAAGCCGAAGTTTTTCCCTAAAAAAAGGTTCACATTTTATTTGATATACTTTTTAATTATCCAAATCTCGGGATGGCTGTTCGATCTGATACAAAGCGAACCTCAAGGAACTCCGTTAATTAGAATTATTTTTATCACTATAACTTTCTTGCTTTCACTAATCATTCTTAATGCTGGAAAGAAATCAATACTGCATTATGTCTATTATTCATTTGCTGCTTCAGTTCTATCGGTTAGTTTATTAACATTCTACAATTCCGAAATTGAAAGGGAATCATTAAAAACTACGGCTCACGATATCACCCGAACAGATGAGAACTTGATTGAGTTTATGGTTTATCAAACTCTAAGTGAAATTCAAACCAGCGACAAAATTGCTAATTCATTTTTCAATGATGCAGATCTTTCGGCGGATGCATTTATTGTTTGGACAAACAGTATGCTTTATAAAGAAGGGCTTAGCTCTTCTATATATTTCTATGATGATCAAAAAAAATATCTAGGCGGATTTTCATCATCTAATGAATTATTAGCCGATAAGCTGCAGCAAATTATTGAGAAATCGGGGGATAGCTTAAAAATAAGTAAGCAATTAAATATGTTCGGTGATAGAGTAACATTTATTGGAACTTCACCTATTCTATCAGAAGAAAAAATCATCGGGTATGTTCTAGTTTCAGCAATATATAATGAAGATTATTTTCATTATGCCGAATTACCAAAATTTTTAATTCCACAGAGAGCAGGTATTGCCTCAGCTATTGACTATGATAAGTTAAAAATATTTGATTTTCATAACGGCGAACTTGTACGATCTTACGGTAACATAACTTTATCGGATTCAAGTCAGCATTCTATTCTTAACGCACAGTTTACTTCGTTTAACGAAGCGTGGATGAATCTTGAACTGAATAATGAGAACTATCTTTTCTATCTTCTTGAAATAAACACACCTTCAATTCATAAAATAATTGCAGTTGCAGTAGAAGAAAAAAACTTTTCTTGGAGTCTAACTGATTTCTTTAAAATATTTTTTATTCACACGATAATCATTTTATCCATATTATTAATAGTCTCTATCGTAAAAATGAAACAAACTATAATTGTTCTATCAGCATATCGAACACGGCTAATAGGCGCATTTATGATTGTCTCCTTGATCCCTTTAATTTTGGTTGCCGTTTACTTTAGAAACTTGACAGAAGAAAAAAATTCCGAACTTCTCACAAAAAGATTAACTGAACTTGCTCAACAAGTTGAGTCATATTTATCACTTTATTCTACAGAATCAAACATCAATTCACAACTTATATATGAAAAGGCGGCGATTGATATTAATATTTCCTATTCTCTTTTCAGTAATATTAATATGATCTATAGTACGAATAATATTTATAACGAAATCGGATTGCTTCCCAAAACGCTTCCGGCGCCGGTTTATAATGAAGCCATGTTAAGTGTAAATCAAAATTACTATGAGAAAGAAAAATTTGAGAATCACGCGATCAATTCAATTTATCATCGTTCTTCAATTAACGGTGACGAATATATAATCAAGGTCTCCGATCTATTTAATAAGGTTGATCTTCCTTTATCTGATATTGAACTTGATATTATCTTGTTCGGAATATTTTCATTGGCTGGAATTCTTCTGTCCATATTTAGCACCATACTTGCAGAACAAATATCTTCACCGATAAGACGGTTAACCGGGGGAACAAAATCCGTTGGCGAAGGAGATTTGAATGTTGAAATTAATTGCGGAACACGCGGTGAGATTAAGGATTTGACAGATGGATTCAATGCGATGGTTAAAAGACTTAAGCAGAGTCAAATTGAACTTGCGCAATTTGAAAGAGAGACAGCTTGGAAAGAGATGGCAAAACAAGTTGCTCATGAAATTAAAAATCCTCTTACACCGATGAGACTTAATGTTCAGCAATTGATTACGGCGCATAAAGATAAATCACCAAAGTTCAATTCTATTTTTGAAAAAGTTACTTCATCAATCATCACACAAATAGAGATACTTAAAAATATTGCATCAGAATTTTCAAACTTTGCACAAATGCCTAAATTGAGCATTTCAAAATTTGATGCAGTTTCTATTATAAAAGAAACCTTAAATTTATTTATTGAAGAAAAGAGGAAAATAATATTTGATACGAAAAAATCTGAAATATTTATTAATGCTGATAAAGATCATCTAAAAAGAACAATTGTAAATCTTATAAGAAATTCCATCCAAGCTAATTCAACTATTATCACTGTTACTATTGATACGGACAATGGGTATTGTCGTTTGAGAATAAAAGATAATGGAAAAGGCATTTCCCAAGAATATATTAGTAAGGTGTTCGATGAAAACTTTACTACTAAAACAAAAGGTATGGGAATAGGATTGAGCTTGGCAAAAAAATTCATTGATAATATCGGAGGAAATATTTCTGTAGAATCAACATCAGATGCCGGCACTACATTTTTATTAACAATTCCCTTAGCTGAATAA
- a CDS encoding DUF4783 domain-containing protein yields MKSNNKNRVILLISSLLLILNFNSVVIKAQGSTGKNALKVFLRIEEGVAGATVDKFSKYFGIKNYLSLSNGASGYYSTNQSYYVIKDFLSIYQPTSFKLTNIVTETATPFASGILKYSTKGVRGSSIVFISLHFIDGEWKISQITIN; encoded by the coding sequence ATGAAATCAAATAATAAAAACAGAGTCATACTTTTAATAAGTAGTTTGCTGCTAATTCTTAATTTTAATTCGGTGGTAATTAAAGCACAAGGATCAACCGGAAAAAATGCCTTAAAAGTTTTCTTACGTATTGAAGAAGGGGTAGCCGGTGCAACAGTTGACAAATTTTCAAAATATTTTGGGATTAAGAATTATCTAAGTCTTTCAAATGGGGCATCTGGTTATTACAGCACAAATCAATCTTACTATGTAATAAAAGATTTTCTAAGTATATACCAACCTACATCCTTCAAGTTAACTAATATTGTTACTGAAACTGCGACTCCGTTTGCATCCGGAATCTTAAAATATAGCACAAAGGGAGTTAGAGGTAGCTCAATTGTTTTTATCTCACTGCATTTCATTGATGGCGAGTGGAAAATTTCTCAGATAACAATTAACTAG
- a CDS encoding amidohydrolase family protein, translating into MSELVHKKHLTISQIIEKMAINPRKILNIPIPQIKIGEVANLTIFDPDQIWTADINKFKSKAKNSPFDKRLMTGKSIAVINKGKMFFEDKFTSI; encoded by the coding sequence ATGAGTGAGTTAGTTCATAAAAAACATTTAACCATTTCTCAGATAATTGAGAAAATGGCAATTAATCCCAGAAAGATTTTAAACATTCCAATTCCACAAATAAAAATAGGTGAGGTTGCTAATCTTACAATTTTTGATCCTGATCAGATATGGACTGCTGACATAAATAAATTTAAATCCAAAGCGAAAAACTCACCATTTGATAAACGTCTTATGACAGGTAAATCAATTGCTGTGATTAACAAAGGTAAAATGTTCTTCGAAGATAAATTTACTTCAATATAA
- a CDS encoding dihydroorotase, whose product MKIILKQVLILNPEQKLNQKSDLLINDGIIEKIDGLKEADFKSSKVFDFDNKLCSPGFFDMHVHLREPGREDEETVETGSNAAAAGGFTGVACMPNTDPNIDSAEIVRFIKEKAKDHLVDVYPVAAATLARKGEALSPMYELFEAGAVAFSDDGVAIKNAGVLRNALEYSINFGTPIIEHCEDESMADGVMNEGLTSTTLGLPGIPKVAEDLIVMRDIMLSEFTGGKVHIAHVSSKKSVELVRQAKKNKISVTAEVTPHHFTLTDDLLKTYDTNYKMNPPLRTRTDVEAMIEGLKDGTIDCIASDHAPHAIEEKEMEFIFAPNGIIGLETELS is encoded by the coding sequence ATGAAAATTATTCTTAAACAAGTTTTAATATTAAATCCGGAACAAAAATTAAATCAAAAAAGTGATTTACTGATTAACGACGGGATTATTGAAAAGATTGATGGACTGAAAGAAGCAGATTTCAAATCATCGAAAGTTTTTGATTTTGATAATAAACTATGTTCCCCGGGATTTTTTGATATGCATGTTCACCTACGAGAACCGGGAAGAGAGGATGAAGAAACTGTTGAAACAGGAAGCAATGCCGCCGCCGCCGGAGGATTTACCGGAGTAGCTTGTATGCCAAATACGGATCCAAATATAGATTCAGCAGAAATTGTACGTTTTATTAAAGAGAAAGCCAAAGATCACTTAGTTGATGTTTATCCTGTTGCTGCAGCTACTCTTGCACGAAAGGGAGAAGCTCTTTCACCAATGTATGAATTATTCGAAGCCGGTGCAGTTGCGTTTTCTGATGATGGTGTTGCTATTAAGAACGCAGGTGTTTTACGAAATGCTCTTGAATACTCTATCAACTTTGGAACTCCTATCATTGAACATTGTGAAGACGAATCAATGGCAGACGGTGTAATGAATGAAGGATTAACTTCAACTACATTAGGATTACCTGGAATTCCGAAGGTTGCAGAGGATCTCATAGTTATGAGAGATATTATGCTTTCTGAATTTACCGGCGGTAAAGTTCATATTGCTCATGTCAGTTCGAAAAAATCTGTTGAGCTTGTCAGACAAGCAAAGAAAAATAAAATTAGTGTTACTGCTGAAGTAACGCCGCATCATTTTACATTGACTGATGACTTATTAAAAACTTATGATACGAATTACAAAATGAATCCTCCGCTGCGAACACGAACAGATGTAGAAGCAATGATTGAAGGATTGAAAGATGGAACGATTGATTGTATTGCAAGTGATCATGCCCCTCACGCCATAGAAGAAAAAGAAATGGAATTTATTTTTGCACCAAATGGTATAATTGGACTTGAAACAGAACTCAGTTGA
- a CDS encoding aspartate carbamoyltransferase catalytic subunit: MSLSSRHLLGLNGVPKEDIQLILDTATTFREVLERPIKKVPTLQGKTIVNLFYEDSTRTRISFELAQKRLSADTINFSTSTSSVKKGETFKDTVRNIEAMKVDMIVVRHKSAGVPQYLTRISKANIINAGDGLHEHPTQGLLDMYSIKERLGKLEGLKVCIVGDIAHSRVALSNIFGLKSMGAIVSVCGPATMIPLGIESLGVKIFTNIDEAITKNDVLNVLRIQLERNAGTRIPSLREYHKYFGITSDRIEKFNKEIVILHPGPINRGVELSSEVADGPYQVILDQVTNGVAVRMAVLYLLGTMH, translated from the coding sequence ATGTCATTATCAAGCAGACATTTATTAGGTCTAAATGGTGTACCCAAAGAAGATATTCAATTGATCCTTGATACTGCAACTACGTTTAGAGAAGTTCTTGAACGGCCGATCAAGAAGGTACCGACACTTCAAGGGAAAACAATAGTAAATCTTTTTTATGAAGACTCTACACGTACAAGAATCTCTTTCGAACTCGCTCAGAAACGTCTTTCAGCCGATACAATAAATTTTTCCACTTCGACAAGCAGCGTTAAAAAAGGTGAAACTTTTAAAGATACTGTCCGTAACATTGAAGCAATGAAAGTAGACATGATAGTTGTTCGTCATAAATCAGCCGGTGTGCCGCAATACTTAACTCGAATCTCTAAAGCGAATATCATTAATGCGGGAGATGGTCTCCACGAGCATCCTACTCAAGGATTGCTTGATATGTATTCGATTAAAGAACGTCTTGGTAAACTTGAAGGACTAAAAGTTTGTATAGTTGGGGACATTGCTCATAGCCGTGTAGCACTTTCAAATATTTTTGGTTTGAAATCAATGGGTGCTATTGTATCGGTTTGCGGACCTGCTACAATGATTCCCTTAGGAATTGAATCATTAGGTGTGAAAATATTTACAAACATAGATGAAGCTATCACGAAGAACGATGTTCTCAACGTTTTGAGAATTCAGCTTGAAAGAAACGCCGGAACAAGAATTCCTTCGTTAAGAGAGTATCATAAATATTTTGGAATTACTTCCGATCGAATAGAAAAGTTTAACAAAGAAATTGTAATACTGCATCCCGGACCAATTAACCGCGGAGTTGAACTTTCATCTGAAGTTGCTGATGGTCCGTATCAAGTAATTCTTGATCAAGTTACTAATGGTGTTGCTGTTCGCATGGCGGTTTTATACTTACTCGGTACAATGCATTAA